From the genome of Gemmatimonadota bacterium:
CCCCGCGCTACGACCTTCTCAACCGCCTGCTCTCGCTCGGCATCGATCGCCGCTGGCGCACGCTCGCCCTCCAACGGCTCGGGTGGGATCGCGCGCCCGAGGGCACGTATCTCGACCTCTGCGCGGGAACGCTCGACGTCGGCGCGGAGTTGAGCCGGAAGCCGGGGTTCGCGGGCCGGATCGTCGGTGCCGACTTCGCCGAGCCGATGCTGCGCGCGGGCGTCGGGAAGGCGCCGGCGGAGATCCTGGCACCGGTGGTCGCGGATGCACTGGCGCTCCCGGTCCGGGATGACACCTTCGACGGGGCGATCGTGGCGTTCGGGATCCGCAACGTGGCGGACCTGGGAGCGGGGCTTCGCGAGGTGCACCGGGCGCTGCGGCCGGGGGCGCGGTTCGTGATCCTCGAGTTCTCGACGCCACGGGTCCCGCTCGTGCGCGCCGGCTACCTGTTCTACTTCCACAACATCCTGCCGGTGATCGGCCGGATCATCAGCGGTCACAAGACCGCCTACACCTACCTGCCGCGCTCCGTGGCGAACTTCCCCGAGACCGAGGTGCTCGCCGCGGCGATGACGGCGGCCGGCTTCCGCGACGTGCGGTGGGAAGCCTTGACCTTCGGGATCGCGGCCGTGCACGTGGGAACCAAGTGACCGATTCACTCGACACCCTGCAGGAGTTCATCGCCGCCATCGAGGGGGCGGGCGAGCTCCGACGCATCAAGGAGCCCGTGAAGGTCGAGCTCGAGATGTGCGAGATCGCGGACCGGGTCATGAAGATGCCCGGCGGCGGCCCCGCACTCCTCTTCGAGAGGCCGGTCCTGCGCGACGGGTCGATCTCGAAGTTCCCCGTCGCGATCAACCTCTTCGGGTCGATGACGCGCATGGCGATGTCGCTCGGCGTCGAGCGGCTCGACGAGCATGGTGATCGCATCACGAAGCTCCTGGACCTCAAGGTGCCCCAGGGCTTCCTCGGGAAGCTGTCACTGCTCCCGCGGTTGCTCGAGGTCTCCAAGTTCCCGCCGCGCACGGTCTCGGCGCCCGCGCCCTGTCAGGAGGTCGTGTGGCAGGGGAACGACATCGACCTCGACCGGATCCCGGTCCTCACGACGTGGCCGGAGGACGGTGGCCCGTTCATCACCATGACGGCGGTGGTGTCGAAGGACCCGAAGCGCGGCATCCGGAACGTCGGGATGTACCGCGTGCAGCAGATGGGCAAGCGGCACGTCGCGATGCATTGGCAGCGCCACAAGACGGGCGCCGAGCACTGGCGGCAGATGGCGGAGAAGGGCGAGCGCATGCCGGTCTGCATCGTCGTCGGGGCGGACCCCGCAAGCATGTACTCGGCGAGCGCCCCCCTCCCACCGAACATCGACGAGTTCATCTTCGCGGGCTTCCTGCGCCGCAAGCCGGTGAAGCTGGTGAAGGCGATCACCTGCGACCTCGAGGTTCCCGCCGAGGCCGAGTTCGTCATCGAGGGGTACATCGACCCGCAGGAGGAGCTCGTGGTCGAGGGGCCTTTCGGCGACCACACCGGCTACTACTCCGAGGCCGACCGCTACCCGCGCGTGCATGTCACGGCGGTGACGATGCGCAAGGATCCGGTCTACTGCGCGACGATCGTCGGCCGTCCGCCGATGGAGGACTTCTACCTCGGGCACGCGACCGAGCGGATCTTCCTCCCGTTGCTCAAGCTCACGACGCCGGAGATCGTGGACTACCACATGCCGGCCGAAGGCGTCTTCCACAACCTCGTGCTGGTCTCGATCCGCAAGGCGTACCCGGGGCACGCGTACAAGGTGATGAACGCGCTCTGGGGCCAGGGGCTGATGTCGCTGGCGAAGGTGATCGTCGTCGTCGACGAGTGGGTGAACGTGCGTAACCCGCAGGAGGCGTGGTGGGTCGCGCTCAACAACATCGACCCCGAGCGCGACACGCGCTTCACGATGGGGCCGATGGACGTGCTCGACCACTCGAGTCGCGCCTTCTCGTACGGTTCGAAGATGGGACTCGACGGGACGCGGAAGTGGCCCGAGGAGGGCTTCACGCGCGACTGGCCGACGGTGATCGAGATGGACGCCGCGACCAAGGCGAAGGTGGATGCGATGTGGCCGACGCTCGGACTGGGACCGACGTGACCGAACCGCGCACCGCGCCGCGCGCGCCGCGCGAGGGGCAGACCTTCGCCGGCGAGGGCGGGTTCGCCCGTTGGGCCAGCTTCGTGAAGTTGCCGCACACGGTCTTCGCGCTGCCCTTCGCGCTCGTCGGCGTCACGCTCGCTTCGCGGATCGCGCCGATCACGCTCGGACGCGTCGGCTGGGTGGTGCTCGCCTTCACCTGTGCGCGCTGGGTGGCGATGGCGGTGAACCGGATCGTCGACCGCGACTTCGACGCGCGCAACCCGCGCACGGCGCAGCGCGAGATCCCGCGCGGGGCGATCGGGGTGCGCGAGGCGTGGGGGACGGTCGCGGTCGCCGCGGCGCTGTTCTTCGTCTCGGCGTGGATGCTGAATCCGCTGTGCCTCTGGCTCTCCCCGGTCGCGCTCGGGTGGGTCTGCTTCTACTCGTTCACCAAGCGCTTCACGCGCTACGCGCACCTCGTGCTCGGCCTCGGTCTCGCGATCGCGCCGGTCGGGGGATACCTCGCGGTCACCGGTGCGTGGAGCGATCCCTGGTGGCTGCTGATCGCGCTCACCGTCGCGGTGATGACGTGGTCGGGTGGGTTCGACATCCTGTACGCGTTGCCGGACGTGGACTTCGACCGGTCGCAGGGGCTGCATTCGATCCCGGCCGCGCTCGGCGTCCCGCGCGCGATCCTCGTGTCGCGTGCGCTGCACCTGGTGACGATCACCGCGCTCTCGGTGACGGTGTGGGCGGTGGGCGCCGGCACACTCGCGTGGGTCGGCGTGGCGGTGGCGGCGGTCCTCCTCGCGTACGAGCACTCGCTCGTTCGCGCGGAGGACCTGAGCAAGCTCGATGCGGCCTTCTTCACCATGAACGGCGTGATCTCGATGGCCTTCTTCGCCTGCGTCCTCGCGGACCGGCTGCTCGCATGACGCGTCCCACCGACCTCACGGCGCCCATCGTCATGGCGATCACCGGCGCGAGCGGTGCGCCGTATGGCATCCGACTGCTGGAGCAGCTGCTGGTCGCTGGGCGGCGGGTCTCGCTCATCGTCTCCTCGCACGGGTTCCGGTTGCTGCGCACCGAGTCGGCGATCGCGGATCTTGCCGAGCTCCGGACCGCGGTCGGCGCCGAGCGGTTCGACCGCCTTGTCACCGTCTTCGATGACGGGGATCGCGGTGCGGCCCCGGCGTCGGGCTCGTCGCTCGCCGGCGGCATGGTCATCTGCCCCTGCTCCATGGGGACGGTGGCGAGCATCGCGGCGGGCACCTCGCGGTCCCTCGTGGAGCGCGCCGCGGATGTCGCGCTCAAGGAGCGGCGGCCGCTGCTCCTGGTCACGCGCGAGACCCCGCTCTCGCTCATCCATCTGGAGAACATGCGGACGGTGACGCTCGCCGGCGCGACGGTCATGCCGGCGGCGCCGGGGTTCTATCACCGGCCGGAGCGCATCGACCAGCTGGTCGATTTCATCGTCGCGCGCGCGCTCGACCACCTCGGCGTCCCGAACACGCTCGCGCCGCGCTGGGGCGAGTCCGAGGACTGATGACGGCGCCGGTCCGGATCGGACTGATCTCCGACACGCACGGGCTCCTCCGGCCCGATGTGCACACGGCGCTCGCCGGCGTCTCCCTCATCCTCCACGCCGGCGACGTCTGCGGCGACACGATCCTCGACGAACTCGCGGTGATCGCGCCGGTCCGTGCGGTCTACGGCAACTGCGATGAGTGGGACGCACGTCTGGTCGATCGCCTCGACCTCGAGGTCGGAGGCGTGCGGATCCACGTGAGCCATGGGCATGAGCTCGGTCGTCCGGGGGCCGCGACCGTCGCCGCGGCGTATGACGCGGACGTCTGCGTCTACGGGCACACGCACCGGCAGCTGATCGAGCGCGTCGGGGAGCGGCTGGTGATCAACCCCGGCGCGGCCGGGCCGCGGCGCTTCGACCTGCTCCCGAGCGTGGCGGTGCTGACGATCGCCGCTGGACGCGCCGATGCGGTGCTGATCGCGCTCGAGCCATGACCGTCAGCGCGGGAGCCGGCGGAGCTTGAGTTCCGCCGTCGCGATGGGCGGCGCGCCCTCGCGCAGGAACTCGCCGACCTCATGCCATGCATCGTTCCCGAAGGCGATCGTGTAACGCACGCGGCCGCCGGGGACCGGAAAGCCCCAGATCAGCGAATCCGGCCGGATCTCGACGGTGGGCTCCACCGCCTGACCGTCGCGGTGCGTCATCATGCGCACCCGGCCCGCCTCGGCGTCGAACCAGATGATCCCCGCCGCCTCGAAGACGACCTGTCCGGCCGTGGGTCCTTCGACGCCGCGACCGGTCCCCTTGATCAGGATGACGGTCCCCGCCGCGCCCCAGGTGATGTCCTCCGACTGTCGCACGCGGAGCGTCCGGCCCGGCCCTATCATCGCGCTGGCGTCGCCCTCCCACTGGCCGACGAGTGGGGCGAGCGGGGCGAGGGCCGACTTGGCCCTCGCGATGTTCGCGGCCGCGCGGGGGTCCTGCGCGCGCAGCGGCGAGGCGAGGGCGAGCAGGAGCAGTGAACGGGTGAGGTTGAGGCGCATCGAGGTCTCCGGTCGGGTCGAGCGTAACCTGCGCGGCGCGGGACCGACGCGCTTGTATCTGCGCGACTTCGTACGGGGTGCTCGATCCGCCGGATCGCGGGCATGCGTGCGCGACTCGCGCCGCGGGCGCGCTATGGCGTCACGGTGTCGTGCTGTGTCGCGTCCAGGCGGCGGCTCGCGTGGCGGGGCGTCGCACCCGTGAGCGCGACGAACTCGCGGGTGAGGTGTGCCTGGTCGACGAAGCCCGTCTCCGCGGCGACACGGGACCAGCCTTCGCTCCCGTCGGCGAGACGGCGCGCGAGCGCCTCGCGCAGGCGCCTGACCCGGGCGTACTCCCGTAGCGTGAGTCCGGTGGCGTCCGGGAACCGGCGCTGGAGGTGTCGCAGTCCCACATTGGCGGCACGCGCGACGTCGGACATCGAGACCTCGCCTCGCGCGGCGACGATCGCACGGACCGCCGCGCGGATCCGGGGATCGGGGGTCGGGCAATCGGTCAAGCGCTCGACGAGCCACTCGTTGAGGACGCGCAGCCCGCGATCGACGTCGTCCGTCCGGGGGATCGTCGAGTCGAGGTCGCCCAGTCGCGCCGAGATCGCGGGTGATGCGACGTCGATCCGGTCGCGGAACGGCCGTGCGGGGATACCCAGCACGGCCGTGATCGCATCCGGCCAGAGGCGGACTCCCCAGAGCCGCAGACCGGCCGTGACCGGCGGCCGCATCGCGGTCAGTCGCGGACCGATGCCGAGCTGACGAGCTCCCTCCGCGTCGCGCGCCAACGCGATCGACGCGCAGCCGTCGGGCCAGACGGTGTACGGTTCGTCGGCGGGGGGCGTCGCGTCCGCCTGGAATGACCAGAGCGACAGCACCCACGGCGCGATCGCCGTGGTCGGAGGACGCTCGGCATAGCGGTACGGCGCGCGCGTCGAGCGGGGGGTGCTCACGCACTCCTCGCCGCAGTGTCCGCGTCGAAGGGCGTGGTCCGCTTCAACTCCTTCGGATGCTTCTTGAACCAGGCGGCGACGAGCAGCACCTCGTCCACTTCGTGCCCCGGCACGGTCGCGGGCGCGCGTTCGACGGGCGCCAGGATCTCGGCGATGCACCCTTCGAAGGCACGCCGCTCAGCGGCCGTGCGGGGCGCCGGCCCCTCGTGCCGGACGCGACCGCGGCGCACCACGTAGGCGCGCGCGTCCTCCGGTCGCTCGCCCGTCACCGTGTAGGTGAACGACAATGATTCGAGTGCGAACCGGATGCGACCGAACTGCTCCTGGAGCGACTCCAATCGGCGGATCTTGTCGCGCATCGTCGCCGCGCGCTCGAAGTCGAGCGCGTCGCTCGAGGCCTCCATCTGCGCGCGCAACGGCGCGAGCGGCGCATCATGCTTGCCCTCGAGGAACTCCCTGGCGGCCCGGAAACGGTCGAGGTACTCGTCCTCGCGGACCGCGCCGATGCAGGGGCCGAGGCACTTCCCGATCTCGTGGCGGATGCAGCCGGGCGTGCGCGAGGGCAGGGGGAGGAGGTCGGGCTGGTCGGCGAAGACCATCGGCTGGTCGAGCCGACAGTCTCGGAGGCCGAGGACATCGTTGAGTTCGCGAAGGGCCTCCTCCAGCTGCAGCGCGCCGCGGAAGGGGCCATAGTAGGTCCCTGTCTCGTCGGTGCCGGCCCCGCGCACCACGTGAAAGCGCGGCGCGGGTCCGCGCGAGACGCGCACGAACGCATGGTACCGCGCATCGCGCTTCATCATGACGTTGTATCGCGGCCGCAGTTGCTTGATGAGGCGGAGCTCGCGGAGCAGGGCCGCGAACTCGTTCGGCTGCGGCTCCCACTCGAGGGTCGCCGCCTCGCGGAGAATGCGCGCGCCCTTGTCCTTGGGGTAGGACGCACGGAAGTAGCTGAGCAGTCGTGTGCGCAGCGCCTTCGACTTGCCGACGTAGATCACCTCGCCGTCCGCCGAGGTCATGCGATACACGCCGGGGACGTCGCGCGCGCCGTCCTTCACCAGCGCGAGCATGTTGTCGATCCGCATCTCGACGTCCTTCGGCGGAGCGAGGGGTCCGCGGCGCCGTCGTCGACGCGGGCTCATCGCTGGCACTCCGGGCACCACACCGACTGCCGACCCTCGATGGCGTGCGAGGCGACGAGCGGCGTGTGGCATCGCGCGCACGGCTCGCCAGCGCGGCCGTAGGCCCGGAGTCGAGCCGCGAATCCGCCGCGACCGCCGAACGCGTCTCGGTAGTCGCGAAAGGTCGTCCCGCGGAGGGCGATCGACTCCTCGAGTACCGTGCGGAGTTCGTGAAAGAGGCTCGCGCATGCTGCACGCGTCACCGCGCGCCCCCGTCGGCTGGGCCGAATGCTGGCACGCCAGAGGGCCTCATTGGCGTAGATGTTCCCCACGCCGGTCAGTCGCTTCTGGTCCATCAGGATGCTCTTCACGGCGCGCGACGACCCCCGAATGATTCCCGAAAATCGCTCGACGGAGAGGGTCGGGTCAAGCGGCTCGGGTCCGAGGCTGGCATCCCAGGCGGCGAAGGCGGACGCGTCCAGGAGGGCGACCGTCCCGAGACGGCGGACGTCGTGGTAGCGGAGTGTGCGGCCATCCGCGAGGGCGACCCGCACACAGGTGTAGGCCTCGTCGGGCGTACCGTCGATCAGGAGCGCGCCGGTGAAGCGTGGCGTGACCACCATCCGGCCGGCGGGACCGAAGTCGAGCACCACGCTCTTCGCGCGCCGGTGCACGCCGAGAATGCGGGCGCCCGGCGGTGGGAGGGCGGGGCCGCGCAGCACGTCCCGGCGCACGACCGTCACTGAACGCACGACGGCGCCGCGGAGGGCGCCGTCGAGGTCCCGCGCGATCGTCTCCGTCTCCGGGAGTTCAGGCACGTGCGAGTTCGCGCCAGCCGATGTCGCGGCGGAACTGCGCCCCTTCGAAGCGCACCTGCGCTGCCACCTCGGCGCTCCGACGCTGCGCCTCGGCGATGCTCGGGGCGAGCGCGGTGACCGCGACGACCCGCCCGCCACTCGTGACCAGGCGGCCATCGGCGAGTCCCTTGGTCCCGGCGTGGAAGACGGTGACGTCACTCGTGTCGTCGGGCAGGGTGATCGCATCGCCAGTCGCGATGGTGCCCGGGTATCCCCCGGCCGCGACGACGGTGGTCACCGACGCGCCAGCGTGCCAGGTGATCGGCCCGAAGGACTCGAGAGAACGCCGCTCGGCGATGGCGCGCATCGGCTCGAGGAGGCTCGAGGCCATGAGCGGGAGGAGCGCCTGCGTCTCCGGATCGCCGAAGCGGCAATTGAACTCGACGACGCGCGGACCGTCCCTGGTGAGCATGAGGCCCGCATAGAGCAGGCCGGTGAATGGGCAGCCGGCCTCGCGCATGGCGCGGAGCGTCGGCTGGAACACCTTCTGCACGGCCTCACGCTGGACGGCGGCAGTGGAGACCGCGACCGGGGCGTAGGCGCCCATGCCGCCGGTGTTCGGACCGGTATCGCCTTCGCCGATGCGCTTGTGGTCCTGCGCGGCGAGGAACGGGAGCACGTGCGTCCCGTCGGTCAGGGCGAAGAGCGAGAGCTCCTCGCCCTCCATGAACTCCTCGACGAGGACTTCCGCGCCTGCGGCGCCGAAGGCGTTCTCGACGAGCATCGCGTCGATCGCGGTCTCGGCCTCCGCGAGCGTCATCGCCACGATCACGCCCTTGCCGGCGGCGATGCCGGAGGCCTTGATGACGACCGGCGCGCCAAGATGGCGCGCCTGCGCCTTGGCGGCCGCCGCGTCGGTGAAGGTGCGCGCACTGGCGGTCGGCACGTGCGCCCGCATCATGAGTTCCTTCGCGAACCGCTTGGACGTCTCGATGCGCGCCGCGAGCGCCGTGGGGCCGAAGATCGCGCGGCCCTCGTTGCGGAAGCGGTCCACGATGCCGAGTTCGAGCGGTGCCTCGGGACCGACGACGGTGAAGTCGACCCGCTCGGTGCGGGCGAGCGTCAGGAGGCCGTTGATGTCGGTCGCCGCGATGTTCACGCACCGGCCGAGTGCCGCGATCCCGGGATTGCCCGGGGCGGCGATGATCTCGCACGACGGGTCGTCGCGGCGGAGCTTCCAGGCGAGTGCGTGCTCCCGGCCTCCGCCGCCGACGACGAGGATCCTCATCGCGCTCCGCCCTTGAAGGCGTCGGTGAACGCGCTGCGCGCGCGGCCGAGGGAGTCGGTCACCTTCGACGCGGCGGCCTTGGCCTGGTCGGCGTAGTAGGTCGACGCCTCCTTCATGTCGGCGCCGAGGTTCTCGCCCGGCTTCACGTCGGCGCGGCGCTTGTAGTCGCCGGCCAGCGCGCGAGCGTAGGCACCCGACTCGACCCAGCGCTGCAGCTCGCCGGCACGGACGGTGAAGAACGGGTGCGCCTGGAAGGCGGTGTTGAGGGCCTTGAGGAGCGTGTCCCAGGCCGAGCCGTCGGTCTCGTATTCCTTGGCCTGCTCCTTGAACGCGGCGAGGTCGAGTCGGTCGCCGAACTCACGACCGCCGGCGAGCTTCATGAAGGTGGTGAGCACCACGTCGGGGTCCTGCACGCCGAGCAAGGAGGCGCGGTCGCACGAGAGCTCGCTCTTCCGGTACCACTCGAGGAGCGC
Proteins encoded in this window:
- a CDS encoding GIY-YIG nuclease family protein, whose amino-acid sequence is MSPRRRRRRGPLAPPKDVEMRIDNMLALVKDGARDVPGVYRMTSADGEVIYVGKSKALRTRLLSYFRASYPKDKGARILREAATLEWEPQPNEFAALLRELRLIKQLRPRYNVMMKRDARYHAFVRVSRGPAPRFHVVRGAGTDETGTYYGPFRGALQLEEALRELNDVLGLRDCRLDQPMVFADQPDLLPLPSRTPGCIRHEIGKCLGPCIGAVREDEYLDRFRAAREFLEGKHDAPLAPLRAQMEASSDALDFERAATMRDKIRRLESLQEQFGRIRFALESLSFTYTVTGERPEDARAYVVRRGRVRHEGPAPRTAAERRAFEGCIAEILAPVERAPATVPGHEVDEVLLVAAWFKKHPKELKRTTPFDADTAARSA
- a CDS encoding UbiA family prenyltransferase, coding for MKLPHTVFALPFALVGVTLASRIAPITLGRVGWVVLAFTCARWVAMAVNRIVDRDFDARNPRTAQREIPRGAIGVREAWGTVAVAAALFFVSAWMLNPLCLWLSPVALGWVCFYSFTKRFTRYAHLVLGLGLAIAPVGGYLAVTGAWSDPWWLLIALTVAVMTWSGGFDILYALPDVDFDRSQGLHSIPAALGVPRAILVSRALHLVTITALSVTVWAVGAGTLAWVGVAVAAVLLAYEHSLVRAEDLSKLDAAFFTMNGVISMAFFACVLADRLLA
- the purD gene encoding phosphoribosylamine--glycine ligase → MRILVVGGGGREHALAWKLRRDDPSCEIIAAPGNPGIAALGRCVNIAATDINGLLTLARTERVDFTVVGPEAPLELGIVDRFRNEGRAIFGPTALAARIETSKRFAKELMMRAHVPTASARTFTDAAAAKAQARHLGAPVVIKASGIAAGKGVIVAMTLAEAETAIDAMLVENAFGAAGAEVLVEEFMEGEELSLFALTDGTHVLPFLAAQDHKRIGEGDTGPNTGGMGAYAPVAVSTAAVQREAVQKVFQPTLRAMREAGCPFTGLLYAGLMLTRDGPRVVEFNCRFGDPETQALLPLMASSLLEPMRAIAERRSLESFGPITWHAGASVTTVVAAGGYPGTIATGDAITLPDDTSDVTVFHAGTKGLADGRLVTSGGRVVAVTALAPSIAEAQRRSAEVAAQVRFEGAQFRRDIGWRELARA
- the mutM gene encoding bifunctional DNA-formamidopyrimidine glycosylase/DNA-(apurinic or apyrimidinic site) lyase → MPELPETETIARDLDGALRGAVVRSVTVVRRDVLRGPALPPPGARILGVHRRAKSVVLDFGPAGRMVVTPRFTGALLIDGTPDEAYTCVRVALADGRTLRYHDVRRLGTVALLDASAFAAWDASLGPEPLDPTLSVERFSGIIRGSSRAVKSILMDQKRLTGVGNIYANEALWRASIRPSRRGRAVTRAACASLFHELRTVLEESIALRGTTFRDYRDAFGGRGGFAARLRAYGRAGEPCARCHTPLVASHAIEGRQSVWCPECQR
- a CDS encoding AraC family transcriptional regulator, encoding MSTPRSTRAPYRYAERPPTTAIAPWVLSLWSFQADATPPADEPYTVWPDGCASIALARDAEGARQLGIGPRLTAMRPPVTAGLRLWGVRLWPDAITAVLGIPARPFRDRIDVASPAISARLGDLDSTIPRTDDVDRGLRVLNEWLVERLTDCPTPDPRIRAAVRAIVAARGEVSMSDVARAANVGLRHLQRRFPDATGLTLREYARVRRLREALARRLADGSEGWSRVAAETGFVDQAHLTREFVALTGATPRHASRRLDATQHDTVTP
- a CDS encoding menaquinone biosynthesis decarboxylase; its protein translation is MTDSLDTLQEFIAAIEGAGELRRIKEPVKVELEMCEIADRVMKMPGGGPALLFERPVLRDGSISKFPVAINLFGSMTRMAMSLGVERLDEHGDRITKLLDLKVPQGFLGKLSLLPRLLEVSKFPPRTVSAPAPCQEVVWQGNDIDLDRIPVLTTWPEDGGPFITMTAVVSKDPKRGIRNVGMYRVQQMGKRHVAMHWQRHKTGAEHWRQMAEKGERMPVCIVVGADPASMYSASAPLPPNIDEFIFAGFLRRKPVKLVKAITCDLEVPAEAEFVIEGYIDPQEELVVEGPFGDHTGYYSEADRYPRVHVTAVTMRKDPVYCATIVGRPPMEDFYLGHATERIFLPLLKLTTPEIVDYHMPAEGVFHNLVLVSIRKAYPGHAYKVMNALWGQGLMSLAKVIVVVDEWVNVRNPQEAWWVALNNIDPERDTRFTMGPMDVLDHSSRAFSYGSKMGLDGTRKWPEEGFTRDWPTVIEMDAATKAKVDAMWPTLGLGPT
- a CDS encoding ubiquinone/menaquinone biosynthesis methyltransferase, producing the protein MPHTIDSEALEAKAAAEGTSAAGKRSYVQRIFSEIAPRYDLLNRLLSLGIDRRWRTLALQRLGWDRAPEGTYLDLCAGTLDVGAELSRKPGFAGRIVGADFAEPMLRAGVGKAPAEILAPVVADALALPVRDDTFDGAIVAFGIRNVADLGAGLREVHRALRPGARFVILEFSTPRVPLVRAGYLFYFHNILPVIGRIISGHKTAYTYLPRSVANFPETEVLAAAMTAAGFRDVRWEALTFGIAAVHVGTK
- a CDS encoding UbiX family flavin prenyltransferase — its product is MTRPTDLTAPIVMAITGASGAPYGIRLLEQLLVAGRRVSLIVSSHGFRLLRTESAIADLAELRTAVGAERFDRLVTVFDDGDRGAAPASGSSLAGGMVICPCSMGTVASIAAGTSRSLVERAADVALKERRPLLLVTRETPLSLIHLENMRTVTLAGATVMPAAPGFYHRPERIDQLVDFIVARALDHLGVPNTLAPRWGESED
- a CDS encoding metallophosphoesterase family protein, yielding MTAPVRIGLISDTHGLLRPDVHTALAGVSLILHAGDVCGDTILDELAVIAPVRAVYGNCDEWDARLVDRLDLEVGGVRIHVSHGHELGRPGAATVAAAYDADVCVYGHTHRQLIERVGERLVINPGAAGPRRFDLLPSVAVLTIAAGRADAVLIALEP